In Neomonachus schauinslandi chromosome 6, ASM220157v2, whole genome shotgun sequence, a genomic segment contains:
- the LOC110589444 gene encoding LOW QUALITY PROTEIN: olfactory receptor 6C75-like (The sequence of the model RefSeq protein was modified relative to this genomic sequence to represent the inferred CDS: inserted 1 base in 1 codon), whose protein sequence is MEVRNETTIQEFILEGFPAVQYLGNIFFLVHLLAYLASITGNVVIIIITWVDYCLQTPMCILLSIFSFSECCFITTVIPKLLSIFLSGRQTISFTACLIQAFSFLFFGXIILFLMAVMSLDRYLAICKPLHYLTIMNPKTCFLLVTACCALAFTLITGLVVKVFQLSFCGPHVIPHFLCDLGPLIHLSCSDTRSVDMLAFVLALFILLTSLIITIIAYGNIVLTILQLPSAKEKKKAFSTCSSHLIVLSLMYSSCVFIYVKPKQRSRLDSNREAALVNTVVTPLLNPVIYTLRNKQVHQALRDALSRMRLQKQSFGRFMEEAAPT, encoded by the exons ATGGAGGTGAGGAATGAGACAACAATCCAAGAATTCATTCTGGAAGGGTTTCCTGCCGTCCAGTACCTGGGGAACATCTTCTTCCTGGTGCATCTGCTGGCATACCTGGCCTCTATCACAGGAAATGTGGTGATCATCATCATTACTTGGGTTGACTATTGCCTCCAGACACCAATGTGTATTTTACTCagcattttctccttctctgaatGCTGTTTTATCACCACAGTTATTCCTAAACTGCTGTCCATCTTTCTTTCAGGAAGGCAAACAATTTCCTTTACTGCTTGTCTCATAcaagccttttcttttctgttttttg caATAATTTTATTCCTCATGGCTGTGATGTCCTTGGATCGGTACCTGGCCATTTGCAAGCCTCTGCATTACCTGACCATCATGAACCCGAAGACTTGCTTCCTCTTGGTCACTGCCTGCTGTGCTT tgGCCTTCACTCTTATCACTGGTCTGGTAGTAAAGGTTTTCCAGTTATCCTTCTGTGGCCCCCATGTCATCCCTCActttctctgtgaccttggccccCTGATTCATCTCTCCTGTTCTGACACCAGGTCTGTTGATATGTTGGCCTTTGTCCTTGCCTTGTTTATCCTTTTGACATCCCTTATCATAACCATCATTGCCTACGGCAACATAGTACTCACAATCCTGCAACTCCCGTcagccaaagagaaaaagaaagctttctCCACCTGCTCGTCTCACCTCATTGTCCTCTCTCTGATGTACAGCAGCTGTGTGTTTATATACGTGAAACCAAAGCAAAGGAGCAGGCTGGACTCCAACAGGGAGGCTGCCCTTGTGAACACGGTGGTGACCCCGCTGCTCAACCCTGTCATCTACACTCTGCGGAACAAGCAGGTCCATCAGGCTCTGAGGGATGCTCTGTCCAGGATGAGGTTGCAGAAACAGAGCTTTGGAAG GTTCATGGAGGAAGCGGCTCCCACCTGA